A stretch of DNA from Aliarcobacter thereius LMG 24486:
TATTCTGCAAAACTGAAATGAAAACGGCTTTCAAGCCAAGCTAGATTTGATGTTCCCATATTCTCTTTTTTTAGTTTTCTTATCATTTTTTATCCTTTTCATCAAAAATAAAACTCTCCATTGAAATATTTGAATAGAGTATTTCGCTATTAAAAGATTTTCCTTTTTTATTTAAAGCACTTCCAAAGGCTATTAAAAGAGGTATAAAATGTTCAGTTGTTGGATGATTTTGATAAAAATATCTATTTTTATCTATATTTGATAATTCTTTTTCATCACCCAAATTTATAATATTTTTAATTTCATCATTAAATATTTTTGCATAATCTTTTATTTGTGAATTAAAACTCATATCTCTTAGATTATGAGTAATTCCACCAGAAAAAATCAATAATGCTTCATCTTTAAACTCTTTTAATTTTTCACCTAAATCAATAAGTTCTGAGATAGAGTAGGAACTAGGAATACTTAATTGAATTATTGGAATATTTAACTCTTCATAAAGAAGATATAAACTGCTCCAAACTCCATGGTCATAACTTATTCTATTTTCATCAATACTTATATTAATATTT
This window harbors:
- a CDS encoding DODA-type extradiol aromatic ring-opening family dioxygenase, whose translation is MNPTLFISHGAPNIVLNNSQTKNSARELSSSLDIPKYIIIVSAHWLSFDLKVINPNANELMYDFYGFEKELYNFKYKISSNKELTNNLIEKLKKQNINISIDENRISYDHGVWSSLYLLYEELNIPIIQLSIPSSYSISELIDLGEKLKEFKDEALLIFSGGITHNLRDMSFNSQIKDYAKIFNDEIKNIINLGDEKELSNIDKNRYFYQNHPTTEHFIPLLIAFGSALNKKGKSFNSEILYSNISMESFIFDEKDKK